One genomic segment of Fusobacterium mortiferum ATCC 9817 includes these proteins:
- a CDS encoding Na/Pi cotransporter family protein, whose translation MYLEIIFKVLGGLGIFLYGMDNMSSGMQKLAGKRLKRFLAVLTTNRVVAILMGMFVTMLVQSSSVSTVMTIGFVNASLLTLKQALGVIFGANIGTTITGWILALNIGKYGLPIVGAAAIAHMFLKGDKAKTRALTIMGLGMIFFGLELMSGGLKPVRSMPEFVKLFHMFSADTYFGVLKAAAVGALVTAVVQSSSATLGITITLAVQGLITYETAVALVLGENVGTTITAILATLKANVNAKRAAYAHTIINTFGVIWVTSIFPFYLKFLGLFGNHDENITVAIATAHTVFNVSNVIIFTPFIGYLADFLCKVVKDDGKVNEKITQIDELMLKTSGVVVEQTKIEVGNMGKMIQIMFDEVKNVYRSPQFLTDEKVKELRKIEDDLDLYQKEITDANFVILNNKDINDSLRRDIRNNLIVSDEYETVSDYLMRITNSLKKLQDNVISLTEQEMKVVLALHEKTNEFFRNIDRGYQEKNPILIKECVVDAKEVTALYKDAKKNYMDYGIKEAATTMSTTNFMDIINFYRRVGDHLTNIIEGYTDK comes from the coding sequence ATGTATCTGGAAATAATTTTTAAGGTTCTTGGAGGACTTGGAATTTTCCTATATGGAATGGATAATATGTCTTCTGGAATGCAAAAATTAGCAGGGAAGAGGTTAAAAAGATTTTTGGCTGTTTTAACTACTAATAGAGTAGTAGCCATATTAATGGGTATGTTTGTTACAATGCTAGTACAATCATCATCTGTTAGTACAGTAATGACAATAGGATTTGTTAATGCTTCATTACTTACTTTAAAGCAAGCATTAGGAGTAATTTTTGGAGCTAATATTGGAACTACTATAACAGGATGGATTCTAGCACTGAATATAGGAAAGTATGGACTTCCTATAGTAGGAGCAGCAGCTATAGCTCATATGTTCTTAAAGGGAGATAAAGCTAAGACAAGAGCTTTAACAATAATGGGATTAGGAATGATTTTCTTTGGACTAGAACTTATGAGTGGTGGATTAAAGCCAGTAAGAAGTATGCCAGAATTTGTGAAATTATTCCATATGTTTTCAGCTGATACATATTTTGGAGTATTAAAGGCAGCAGCAGTAGGAGCATTAGTTACAGCAGTTGTACAATCATCTTCTGCTACATTAGGTATAACAATTACCTTAGCTGTACAAGGGTTAATTACTTATGAAACAGCAGTAGCATTGGTTTTAGGAGAAAATGTTGGAACTACTATAACAGCAATACTTGCTACACTAAAGGCAAATGTAAATGCTAAAAGAGCAGCTTATGCACATACAATTATAAATACATTTGGAGTTATTTGGGTAACATCAATATTTCCATTTTATTTAAAATTTTTAGGATTATTTGGAAATCATGATGAAAATATAACAGTTGCAATAGCTACAGCTCATACAGTATTCAACGTATCAAATGTTATTATATTTACTCCATTTATTGGATATCTTGCAGATTTTCTATGTAAAGTTGTAAAAGATGATGGAAAAGTAAATGAAAAAATTACACAAATTGATGAATTAATGTTAAAAACTTCTGGTGTTGTTGTAGAACAAACGAAAATAGAAGTTGGAAATATGGGTAAAATGATTCAAATAATGTTTGATGAAGTAAAAAATGTGTATAGAAGTCCACAATTTTTAACTGATGAGAAAGTAAAAGAACTTAGAAAAATAGAGGATGACTTAGACCTATATCAAAAAGAGATAACAGATGCAAACTTTGTAATCTTAAATAATAAGGATATCAATGATAGTTTAAGAAGAGATATTAGAAATAACTTAATTGTATCTGATGAATATGAAACAGTAAGTGACTATTTAATGAGAATTACTAACAGTTTAAAGAAATTACAGGATAATGTAATATCTTTAACAGAGCAAGAGATGAAAGTAGTATTAGCTCTTCATGAAAAAACTAATGAATTTTTTAGAAATATAGATAGAGGATATCAAGAGAAAAATCCTATCTTAATAAAAGAGTGTGTTGTAGATGCTAAAGAAGTTACAGCTTTATATAAAGATGCTAAGAAAAACTATATGGATTATGGAATAAAGGAAGCAGCTACTACAATGTCTACTACTAATTTTATGGATATAATAAACTTCTATAGAAGAGTAGGAGATCACTTAACAAATATAATTGAAGGATATACTGATAAGTAA
- a CDS encoding YoaK family protein has translation MKVLHRLLLHWIYMLCFFGGFINTVSIVKYSYTVSHFTGHVSKVAINIGQGNLSEVFKILSIIIAFALGSTISGFLVDGREFNLKRRYGYSMLILGVGLLILYTTVKDTWLFFYYLPFMIGVQNGLFISYKGVVVRTSHISGNITDAGVYLGHCLKGKIQDKWKVYFCLFSVLAFLVGGFCGVELYFLFKDGVFIIAGIGYLTIAFIYFSLRHRYRHVLHLTDEHYHFQ, from the coding sequence ATGAAAGTTTTACATAGACTTTTATTACATTGGATTTATATGTTATGTTTTTTTGGGGGATTTATTAATACAGTTAGTATTGTTAAATACTCCTATACTGTTTCACACTTCACTGGACACGTATCTAAGGTGGCTATTAATATCGGGCAAGGAAATCTTTCAGAGGTTTTTAAAATTCTCTCTATTATTATAGCTTTTGCTCTTGGTTCTACTATCTCTGGTTTTCTTGTTGATGGTAGAGAGTTTAACCTAAAAAGAAGATATGGATATTCTATGCTTATTTTAGGTGTTGGACTTCTTATTTTATACACTACTGTAAAAGATACTTGGCTATTTTTTTACTACCTACCTTTTATGATAGGGGTACAAAATGGACTTTTTATCTCTTATAAGGGAGTTGTTGTAAGAACTAGCCATATCAGTGGAAATATTACAGATGCTGGAGTATATCTTGGACACTGTCTAAAAGGAAAAATACAAGATAAATGGAAAGTTTATTTCTGTTTATTTAGTGTTCTAGCTTTTTTAGTTGGTGGTTTCTGTGGAGTAGAGCTTTATTTCCTTTTTAAAGATGGTGTTTTTATAATAGCAGGTATTGGTTATTTAACTATCGCTTTTATATATTTCTCTTTAAGACATAGATATAGACACGTTCTTCATCTTACTGATGAACATTATCATTTTCAATAA
- a CDS encoding amidohydrolase, with product MKTMELAKKYHDYVISMRREFHQNPEASMEEYNTSKRIKEELEKMGVEYRGIAGTGVIATIKGAHPGKCIALRGDIDALAVVEETGKDYASKNPGLMHACGHDTHAAMLLGAVKVLNEMKDEIYGTVKFFFQPGEEVGKGARKMVEEGALEGVDSAMGIHIASMLPVGTINAEAGPRMAAADKFKITITGKGGHGSAPHQCVDAVVVGGATIMNLQSIVSRELTPLQPAVVTIGSIHSGTRFNVIAPTAVLEGTVRYYDPEYFKTISAAIERIAKCTAEAYRAEAVVEYENAVKPTINDEECAKLAQETAAKIVGAEKVVMVGPETGGEDFSEFSSIVPGVMTKLGAGNPEKGACYPHHHGKFEVDEDAFVYGVAYYSQYALDYLNKNKTL from the coding sequence ATGAAAACAATGGAGTTAGCTAAAAAATATCACGATTATGTAATATCTATGAGAAGAGAGTTTCATCAAAATCCAGAAGCAAGTATGGAAGAATACAACACTTCTAAAAGAATAAAAGAGGAACTAGAAAAAATGGGAGTAGAGTATAGAGGAATAGCTGGAACAGGAGTAATAGCTACAATAAAAGGTGCTCATCCTGGAAAATGTATAGCTCTAAGGGGAGATATAGATGCTCTTGCTGTTGTAGAGGAAACTGGAAAAGATTATGCTTCTAAAAATCCTGGACTAATGCATGCTTGTGGACATGATACTCATGCTGCTATGCTACTTGGAGCTGTAAAAGTTCTTAATGAAATGAAAGATGAGATATATGGAACTGTGAAATTCTTCTTCCAACCTGGAGAAGAGGTGGGAAAGGGAGCTAGAAAAATGGTAGAAGAGGGAGCACTTGAAGGTGTAGATTCAGCTATGGGAATCCATATAGCTTCTATGCTACCTGTTGGAACTATCAATGCTGAAGCTGGTCCTAGAATGGCAGCAGCTGATAAGTTTAAAATAACTATAACTGGAAAAGGTGGACATGGTTCTGCTCCTCACCAATGTGTAGATGCTGTTGTAGTAGGAGGGGCTACTATTATGAATCTTCAAAGTATAGTAAGCAGAGAACTTACACCTCTTCAACCAGCTGTTGTTACAATAGGTTCTATACACTCAGGAACTAGATTTAATGTTATAGCTCCTACTGCTGTATTAGAAGGAACAGTTAGATATTATGACCCTGAATATTTTAAAACTATATCTGCTGCTATTGAAAGAATAGCAAAATGTACAGCTGAAGCATATAGAGCTGAAGCTGTGGTAGAATATGAAAATGCTGTAAAACCTACTATTAATGATGAAGAGTGTGCTAAGCTTGCTCAAGAAACAGCAGCTAAAATAGTAGGAGCTGAAAAAGTTGTAATGGTAGGACCTGAAACTGGTGGAGAGGATTTCTCAGAATTTTCTTCAATAGTTCCTGGAGTAATGACAAAACTTGGAGCTGGAAATCCAGAAAAAGGTGCATGTTATCCTCATCACCATGGAAAATTTGAAGTTGATGAAGATGCTTTTGTATATGGGGTAGCATATTATTCTCAATATGCTCTAGATTATCTGAATAAAAATAAGACTCTATAA
- a CDS encoding ABC transporter substrate-binding protein, protein MNKKLFLLLFVVVMGVAGYLKFSADDVKAQELKKNKISIAMKADPKTLDPQKSIDTMSNKSITLIYDTLLDLDENLNLKPNLAESWERLDDCNVVFHLKKGVKFHNGEELKAEDVKFTLERAASSPQTLYLFKPITKVTVIDDYTVQVTTDKPFGALLNNLAAVQGGIVSKKAVLEYGDDYVNHPVGTGQYKLKEWLPGNRIVFEGFKDAYQGAPNFEELTYLTIPEVSNRMIALETGEVDVAFDIGIMDKETIENSNNLELVEVESPALLYLGFDQTNPICQNKKLREAIAYAIDNQTFVDVVFRGSAVAGDSPLPKASPAYNRNVKKYNQDIEKAKKLLAEAGYPNGLDIELWCMDDGPRVDMCVIIQDQLKKIGINVEIKIFEFGAYVSKTALPNKELYFLSWNSSGDGDVALYPLFHSSQHGAPGNRSFYSNKKVDELLDKARVSVNEEERTTLYKEVQNILQEDLAIYPLAYPKINLAKNKNLTGLVFKKNGDIDLTNLDFNQK, encoded by the coding sequence ATGAATAAAAAATTATTTTTACTACTCTTTGTAGTTGTTATGGGAGTTGCTGGTTATCTTAAATTTTCTGCTGATGATGTAAAAGCTCAAGAGCTAAAGAAAAATAAAATATCTATAGCTATGAAAGCTGACCCAAAAACTTTAGACCCTCAAAAAAGTATAGACACTATGTCTAACAAATCAATCACATTAATATATGATACTCTTTTAGATTTGGATGAAAACTTAAATCTTAAGCCAAATTTGGCTGAGTCTTGGGAAAGATTAGATGATTGTAATGTTGTTTTTCATTTGAAAAAAGGTGTAAAATTCCATAATGGAGAGGAGCTAAAAGCTGAAGATGTAAAATTTACATTAGAAAGAGCTGCCTCTTCTCCACAAACTCTTTATCTATTTAAACCTATCACTAAAGTTACAGTTATTGATGATTATACAGTTCAAGTTACCACTGACAAACCTTTTGGTGCTTTACTTAATAATCTAGCTGCTGTTCAAGGTGGTATTGTTTCTAAAAAAGCTGTACTTGAGTATGGAGATGATTATGTAAATCATCCTGTTGGAACTGGACAATATAAATTAAAAGAATGGTTACCTGGAAATAGAATTGTTTTTGAAGGATTTAAAGATGCATATCAAGGTGCTCCTAATTTTGAAGAATTAACTTATCTTACAATTCCAGAAGTGAGTAATAGAATGATTGCTCTTGAAACTGGAGAGGTAGATGTAGCTTTTGATATTGGAATTATGGACAAAGAAACTATCGAAAATAGTAACAACCTAGAACTTGTTGAGGTTGAATCTCCCGCTTTACTATACTTAGGCTTTGACCAAACTAATCCCATCTGCCAAAATAAAAAATTAAGAGAGGCTATTGCTTATGCTATTGATAATCAAACTTTTGTAGATGTTGTTTTTAGAGGTTCTGCTGTAGCTGGAGATTCTCCTCTACCTAAAGCAAGTCCTGCTTATAATAGAAATGTAAAAAAATATAATCAAGATATAGAAAAAGCTAAAAAACTTTTAGCTGAAGCTGGATATCCTAATGGATTAGATATTGAATTATGGTGTATGGATGATGGACCTAGAGTAGATATGTGTGTTATCATTCAAGACCAGCTTAAAAAAATTGGTATTAATGTAGAGATTAAAATCTTTGAATTTGGTGCTTATGTTTCTAAAACAGCTCTACCTAATAAAGAGTTATACTTCCTATCTTGGAATTCTTCTGGTGATGGAGATGTTGCCCTATATCCACTATTTCACTCATCTCAACATGGAGCTCCTGGAAATAGAAGTTTTTACTCTAATAAAAAAGTAGATGAATTATTAGATAAAGCTAGAGTTTCTGTTAACGAAGAAGAAAGAACTACTCTATATAAAGAAGTTCAAAATATTTTACAAGAGGATTTAGCTATTTATCCATTAGCCTATCCAAAAATTAATTTAGCTAAAAACAAAAATTTAACTGGACTTGTATTTAAGAAAAATGGAGACATTGATCTTACAAATTTAGATTTCAATCAAAAATAA
- a CDS encoding TetR/AcrR family transcriptional regulator has protein sequence MKKRKDDIRAKYTCRLIKDTFLELLENISYEKLNISIICKKAKIARATFYLHYNNLNQVLIEVLDDALELTDNINNKNLNESDKEPLCQKSITSKYQVLFNDFYLSNYIASRLYNYAKKDSIKKFMKNYNLTEYEAEKLFLFIFYGSFSINKSLKWEKNEEWNKVQNLISKFVEYGLKHSSNS, from the coding sequence ATGAAAAAAAGAAAAGATGATATAAGAGCTAAGTATACTTGTAGATTAATTAAAGATACGTTTTTAGAATTATTAGAAAATATATCTTATGAAAAATTGAATATTTCAATAATTTGTAAAAAAGCTAAAATAGCAAGAGCAACATTTTATTTACACTATAATAATCTTAATCAAGTTTTAATAGAAGTTTTAGATGACGCTTTAGAACTAACAGATAATATTAATAATAAAAATTTAAATGAATCGGACAAAGAACCACTATGTCAAAAATCAATAACTTCAAAATATCAAGTACTCTTTAATGATTTTTATCTATCTAATTATATTGCTAGTAGATTATATAACTATGCAAAAAAAGACAGTATAAAAAAATTTATGAAAAATTATAATTTAACAGAATATGAGGCTGAAAAGTTATTTCTTTTTATCTTTTATGGAAGTTTTTCAATTAACAAATCATTAAAATGGGAAAAAAACGAAGAATGGAATAAGGTTCAAAATTTAATATCTAAATTTGTAGAATATGGGTTAAAACACAGTTCAAATTCTTAG
- a CDS encoding ABC transporter substrate-binding protein, whose amino-acid sequence MENKRVKQIIAGAVIIGAVLFMGMKSSKEEKKIENRGETILENKDRVTIAVKADAKTLDPQRTIDTSSNKPIQMMFNGLLVFDKDLNIQPCLAESWENVDDCNVIFHLRKGVKFHNGDEMTAEDVKFTLDRARKSNQTGYLFAPITEVSVVDKYTVKVTTDKPFGPLMTNLAQTQASIVCKRAVEEVGEENFFKSPVGTGQYKFKDWIPGDRIVMEAFDDSFQGKPQVREITLRIITEVSNRMIALETGEADIAFDIGIMDKEAVKNNDEMEFLEISSPSSLYLGFDQTNPIFTDKRVREAIAYAVDKDILVNTVFQGSAVVADSPMPSSCVDHITPAKQYSQNIEKAKQLLAEAGYPNGFDIELWVNDDGARVDMCVIMQEQLRNIGINAEIKIWEWGAYVTRTAQPKKQLYLLSWNSTSDGDAALYALFHSSQKGLSGNRSYFENTDVDKALDTGRYSVDKTVRSEAYAQAQNILQEELPHYTLVYPMLNVAVRKNVKNVVFRNDGYIDIRNMYAVKEN is encoded by the coding sequence ATGGAAAATAAAAGAGTGAAACAAATTATAGCTGGAGCTGTTATTATTGGAGCAGTATTATTTATGGGAATGAAATCTTCTAAAGAGGAGAAAAAAATAGAAAATCGTGGGGAGACGATTTTAGAAAATAAAGATAGAGTAACTATTGCTGTAAAAGCTGATGCAAAAACATTAGATCCACAAAGAACAATAGATACTTCATCAAATAAACCAATACAGATGATGTTCAATGGACTTTTAGTATTTGATAAAGATTTAAATATTCAACCTTGCTTAGCTGAATCTTGGGAGAATGTTGATGATTGCAATGTTATCTTCCATTTAAGAAAGGGAGTAAAATTCCACAATGGAGATGAGATGACTGCAGAAGATGTGAAATTTACTTTAGATAGAGCTAGAAAATCTAATCAAACTGGATATCTATTTGCACCTATAACAGAGGTATCAGTAGTTGACAAATATACAGTAAAAGTTACTACTGATAAACCTTTTGGACCTCTTATGACAAACTTAGCTCAAACTCAAGCTTCTATTGTTTGTAAAAGAGCCGTAGAAGAGGTGGGAGAGGAAAACTTTTTCAAATCTCCTGTGGGAACTGGACAATATAAATTTAAAGATTGGATACCTGGAGATAGAATCGTTATGGAAGCTTTTGATGACTCATTCCAAGGAAAACCTCAAGTGAGAGAGATTACTTTAAGAATAATCACAGAAGTTAGCAATAGAATGATTGCTTTGGAAACTGGTGAAGCTGATATAGCTTTTGATATTGGAATTATGGATAAAGAAGCTGTTAAGAACAATGATGAGATGGAATTTTTAGAAATCTCTTCACCTTCATCATTATACTTAGGATTTGACCAAACTAATCCAATATTTACAGACAAGAGAGTAAGAGAGGCTATAGCATATGCTGTTGACAAGGATATCTTAGTTAATACAGTATTTCAAGGTTCTGCTGTAGTAGCTGATTCACCTATGCCTAGTTCATGTGTAGACCACATCACTCCTGCTAAGCAATATTCTCAAAATATAGAGAAAGCTAAACAATTATTAGCTGAAGCTGGATACCCAAATGGATTTGATATAGAGTTATGGGTTAATGATGATGGAGCTAGAGTTGATATGTGTGTTATTATGCAAGAACAATTGAGAAATATTGGAATCAATGCTGAGATAAAAATTTGGGAATGGGGAGCTTATGTAACTAGAACTGCTCAACCTAAAAAACAATTATACTTATTATCTTGGAACTCTACAAGTGATGGAGATGCTGCTTTATATGCTTTATTCCACTCTTCACAAAAAGGTTTATCAGGAAATAGAAGCTACTTTGAAAATACAGATGTAGATAAAGCTTTAGACACTGGTAGATATTCTGTTGATAAAACTGTAAGAAGTGAAGCTTATGCTCAAGCTCAAAATATTTTACAAGAAGAGTTACCTCACTACACTTTAGTTTACCCAATGTTAAATGTAGCAGTTAGAAAAAATGTTAAAAATGTAGTTTTTCGTAATGATGGATATATTGATATAAGAAATATGTATGCAGTAAAAGAGAATTAA
- a CDS encoding cobyric acid synthase, whose translation MHKKIMIQGTGSSVGKSIITAGLCRVFAQDGYRVSPFKSQNMALNSFVDIEGLEMGRAQVVQAEASKEIPRAFMNPILLKPNSDNNSQVIIEGKPISNTGAKDYFANSKLWKEVALRNYKKIEENFDIGVLEGGGSPAEINLREYDCVNMGMAELVDAPVILVGNIEIGGVFASLYGTIALLDKKDRDRIKGLIINKFRGDIEILKPGIDMLMERLKTEGLDIKFLGVVPYEKLEIEEEDTLAKKINEHTKKDGEIKISIIRTEKMSNYTDFDALNHYSDVAINYVFSKEELGDEDIIILPGSKSTISDLEKLKSNGIYEKIKELYKKGTIVVGICGGFQMLGREVLDPHHIEGDKKSTEGFGFLDMITTMEKIKCTKQSEKSILSNLSGTIIEGCEDIKVKGYEIHQGVTLGDEKNLVEGDEFIFTAKENLFATYIHGIFDNEKFTRKFLNNVRVKKGLELLEESFSFTEFKEREYDRLAKLLRENLDIDEIYNMMK comes from the coding sequence ATGCATAAAAAGATTATGATACAGGGAACAGGTTCATCAGTAGGAAAAAGTATAATTACAGCTGGATTGTGTAGAGTATTTGCTCAAGATGGGTATAGAGTTTCCCCTTTTAAATCTCAAAATATGGCACTTAATTCTTTTGTGGACATAGAGGGGCTTGAGATGGGAAGAGCACAGGTAGTACAGGCAGAGGCTAGTAAAGAGATACCTAGAGCTTTTATGAATCCCATACTTTTAAAACCTAACTCTGATAATAATTCGCAAGTGATAATAGAGGGAAAACCTATAAGTAATACGGGAGCTAAGGATTATTTTGCTAACTCAAAACTATGGAAAGAGGTAGCTTTAAGAAACTATAAAAAGATAGAGGAAAATTTTGATATAGGAGTATTAGAGGGAGGAGGAAGCCCTGCAGAGATAAATCTTAGAGAGTACGACTGTGTAAATATGGGAATGGCAGAATTGGTAGATGCTCCAGTGATATTGGTAGGAAATATAGAGATTGGAGGGGTATTTGCCTCTTTATATGGAACTATTGCTCTTTTAGATAAAAAAGATAGAGATAGGATAAAGGGATTGATTATCAATAAGTTTAGAGGAGATATTGAAATATTAAAACCTGGAATAGATATGCTTATGGAGAGATTAAAAACAGAGGGATTAGATATAAAGTTTTTAGGAGTTGTACCTTATGAAAAATTAGAGATAGAAGAGGAAGATACCCTAGCTAAAAAGATAAATGAGCATACTAAAAAAGATGGAGAGATAAAAATAAGTATAATCAGAACAGAGAAAATGTCTAACTATACAGATTTTGATGCTCTAAACCATTATTCTGATGTAGCTATAAACTATGTTTTTTCTAAAGAGGAATTGGGAGATGAGGATATAATTATTCTACCTGGAAGTAAAAGTACCATATCAGATTTAGAGAAGTTAAAAAGTAATGGAATCTATGAAAAGATAAAAGAGCTATATAAAAAAGGAACTATTGTAGTGGGAATATGTGGTGGATTTCAAATGCTAGGAAGAGAGGTATTAGATCCTCATCATATAGAGGGGGATAAAAAATCTACTGAGGGATTTGGATTTTTAGATATGATAACAACTATGGAAAAAATTAAATGTACTAAGCAGAGTGAAAAGAGTATTTTATCTAATCTTTCTGGAACAATAATTGAAGGTTGTGAAGATATAAAAGTAAAAGGTTATGAGATTCATCAAGGAGTTACATTAGGAGATGAAAAAAATCTTGTGGAAGGAGATGAGTTTATCTTTACTGCTAAGGAGAATCTCTTTGCTACATATATCCACGGAATTTTTGATAATGAGAAATTTACAAGAAAATTTTTAAATAATGTGAGAGTAAAAAAGGGATTAGAACTTTTAGAAGAGAGCTTTTCATTTACAGAGTTTAAGGAGAGAGAGTACGATAGATTAGCTAAACTTTTAAGAGAGAATTTAGATATTGATGAAATCTATAATATGATGAAATAA
- a CDS encoding YczE/YyaS/YitT family protein: MKKESIRFLKLFVGLFICSLGCVTILKSNLGLAPWDVLHQGVSKVTGITIGQASISLGVIIVLMDIFLGQPIGVGTVLNFIFIGLFMDLIIFLDFIPIFQNLFARIIELLIGIFFYSYGTYLYMTQGMGCGPRDGFMQVLTKRFNKPVSVIKNGIEIIAFVIGWLLGGKLGIGTIVTALVMGIWLQWMFKFGGVDIKKLHHRNIKEELLHLNRVVRGFED; encoded by the coding sequence TTGAAAAAAGAGAGTATCAGATTTTTAAAATTATTTGTGGGACTTTTTATATGTTCCTTAGGTTGTGTTACAATTCTAAAATCTAATTTGGGATTAGCACCTTGGGATGTATTACATCAAGGAGTATCTAAAGTAACAGGGATAACTATAGGGCAAGCTAGTATTAGTTTAGGAGTAATAATTGTTTTGATGGATATATTTTTAGGACAGCCAATAGGGGTAGGAACAGTTCTAAACTTTATATTCATAGGGCTTTTTATGGACTTGATAATATTTTTAGATTTCATACCTATATTTCAAAATTTATTTGCTAGAATAATAGAGTTGTTAATAGGAATTTTCTTTTATAGTTATGGAACATATCTCTATATGACACAGGGTATGGGTTGTGGTCCAAGAGATGGATTTATGCAGGTACTAACTAAAAGATTTAATAAGCCAGTAAGTGTAATAAAGAATGGGATAGAAATAATAGCCTTTGTAATAGGGTGGTTGCTTGGAGGAAAATTAGGGATAGGAACTATTGTAACAGCTCTTGTAATGGGGATATGGTTGCAATGGATGTTTAAATTTGGAGGGGTAGATATAAAGAAATTACATCACAGAAATATAAAAGAGGAGCTTTTACATTTAAATAGAGTGGTAAGAGGTTTTGAAGATTAG
- a CDS encoding MBL fold metallo-hydrolase gives MKLKKIGTQIQQIRNATIKLSYGGYIFLIDPWLAPKGATGSLLELNKGEFKVKELVKESIRMPICDLPFSTTEILEDVDFYIVTHLHPDHFDMDNYNEVLDRNIPIFIQNNAEADFMKNLGFKDIKILQENGSSLGKIKLTRVEALHGSLTPCGPASGLIFEAEREPTIYFAGDTIMYDGVKSVIEKFKPDIIILNVADAFFIKYGHLIMDEEAIDIIHKLAPNAKIIASHLDNVAHAYLTRNILLYKLIQKGIEQEILIPNDGQIYDF, from the coding sequence ATGAAGTTAAAAAAAATAGGAACACAAATACAGCAAATTCGTAATGCAACTATAAAATTAAGCTATGGAGGCTACATCTTTCTTATTGATCCATGGCTTGCTCCTAAAGGTGCAACAGGAAGTTTATTAGAATTAAATAAAGGAGAGTTTAAGGTAAAAGAATTAGTAAAAGAAAGTATAAGAATGCCAATATGTGATTTACCTTTTTCCACTACTGAAATTTTAGAAGATGTAGATTTTTATATTGTAACACATTTACATCCAGATCACTTTGATATGGATAATTATAATGAAGTATTAGATAGAAATATTCCTATTTTTATTCAAAATAATGCAGAAGCTGATTTTATGAAAAATTTAGGATTTAAAGATATTAAGATATTACAAGAAAATGGAAGTTCTTTAGGAAAAATAAAACTCACTAGAGTAGAAGCTTTACATGGTTCCCTAACTCCGTGTGGTCCAGCTAGCGGTCTTATTTTTGAAGCTGAAAGAGAACCCACAATATATTTTGCTGGGGATACAATTATGTATGATGGAGTAAAATCTGTAATAGAGAAATTTAAACCAGATATAATAATTTTAAATGTTGCTGATGCTTTTTTTATTAAATATGGCCATTTAATAATGGATGAAGAAGCAATTGATATCATTCATAAATTAGCTCCAAATGCAAAAATAATTGCTTCTCATTTAGATAACGTTGCTCATGCTTATCTTACAAGAAATATATTATTATATAAATTAATCCAAAAAGGAATTGAGCAAGAAATTCTTATTCCAAATGATGGACAGATTTATGATTTTTAA